One region of Pirellulales bacterium genomic DNA includes:
- a CDS encoding L-threonylcarbamoyladenylate synthase yields MASSTSIYRLEPSSIADAASVAALRHAAEVVRRGGLVAFPTETVYGLGANALDPAAVARIFTAKGRPANNPLIVHVDRIDRARQLAAHWPETAERLAAEFWPGPLTLVVPRAAIVPAIVTAGAATVALRIPAHPVARALLEAANRPIAAPSANRSNQVSPTTGEHVIRGLCAATDNLVDVLLDGGAASGGLESTVLDLSTDPPRLLRPGLVWPSEIERVIGPINCPEFAIADSAAALPSPGTQPRHYAPRAPMECHPSPNRSRLEDLTREGRRTGWLTLNSDTRDVPGGAVVVKMPRDPVAYAARLYAALHELDAAGVERILVDLPPPGEEWQAVRDRLRRGATITITNTSPKR; encoded by the coding sequence ATGGCGTCATCAACGAGCATTTACCGCCTTGAACCGTCGAGCATCGCCGATGCTGCGTCGGTCGCTGCGCTACGCCACGCGGCCGAGGTGGTGCGACGCGGCGGACTGGTCGCGTTCCCGACCGAGACCGTTTACGGATTGGGAGCGAATGCGTTGGACCCGGCGGCGGTTGCACGCATTTTCACGGCCAAGGGCAGGCCCGCGAACAATCCGCTGATCGTGCATGTGGACCGAATCGATCGGGCCCGGCAGCTTGCCGCGCACTGGCCGGAAACCGCCGAACGACTGGCCGCCGAATTTTGGCCCGGGCCGCTGACGCTGGTGGTGCCGCGAGCAGCAATCGTGCCGGCGATCGTTACGGCCGGGGCCGCGACCGTGGCTTTGCGAATTCCCGCGCATCCGGTTGCGAGAGCATTGCTGGAGGCGGCAAATCGACCGATCGCGGCCCCAAGTGCGAATCGGAGCAATCAGGTTTCTCCGACCACGGGCGAGCATGTCATCCGCGGTTTGTGTGCGGCGACCGATAATCTTGTCGATGTTTTGCTCGACGGCGGAGCGGCCAGCGGCGGATTGGAATCGACTGTGCTCGACCTGTCGACCGATCCGCCGCGATTGCTTCGGCCAGGATTGGTATGGCCGAGCGAAATCGAACGCGTGATCGGCCCGATCAATTGCCCGGAATTCGCGATCGCCGATTCGGCGGCGGCGTTGCCGTCTCCCGGCACCCAGCCACGGCATTACGCGCCGCGCGCACCGATGGAATGCCATCCGTCGCCAAACCGGTCGCGGCTGGAAGACTTGACTCGGGAGGGACGCCGGACCGGCTGGCTAACGCTGAATAGCGACACGCGCGACGTGCCGGGGGGAGCGGTTGTCGTGAAAATGCCACGCGATCCCGTCGCTTATGCGGCGCGGCTTTACGCCGCTTTGCACGAACTCGACGCCGCGGGGGTCGAGCGAATCCTCGTCGACCTGCCCCCGCCGGGGGAAGAATGGCAGGCCGTTCGCGACCGCCTCCGCCGCGGCGCGACAATCACAATTACGAACACTAGCCCGAAGCGTTAG
- the purE gene encoding 5-(carboxyamino)imidazole ribonucleotide mutase produces MENTVPLVLIMMGSKSDWEVMRHSAETLRQFDVPCECRVASAHRTPKLVADLVAGAEERGAEVMIAAAGGAAHLAGVVAAHTVLPVLGVPMESASLKGLDSLLSTVQMPGGIPVGTLAIGKPGAVNAALLAVAILGNSRPELRDKLRQFRAQQAAKIEAERLE; encoded by the coding sequence ATGGAAAACACGGTGCCGCTGGTACTGATTATGATGGGAAGCAAATCGGATTGGGAGGTCATGCGCCATTCGGCCGAGACACTTCGGCAATTCGACGTGCCCTGCGAATGCCGGGTTGCCTCGGCACATCGCACGCCGAAGCTCGTGGCCGATTTGGTCGCGGGGGCAGAAGAACGCGGGGCCGAGGTGATGATTGCAGCGGCGGGAGGGGCGGCACATCTGGCCGGCGTCGTGGCGGCGCATACGGTCTTGCCGGTGCTCGGCGTGCCGATGGAAAGCGCCTCGCTAAAGGGCTTGGATTCACTTCTTTCCACGGTGCAAATGCCGGGCGGAATTCCAGTCGGCACGCTCGCCATCGGCAAGCCAGGGGCCGTCAATGCGGCGCTACTGGCCGTTGCGATTCTCGGCAACTCGCGCCCCGAGCTGCGTGACAAACTGCGCCAATTCCGCGCCCAGCAAGCGGCGAAAATCGAAGCAGAGCGGCTCGAATAG